A genomic stretch from Anaerolinea thermophila UNI-1 includes:
- a CDS encoding Asp-tRNA(Asn)/Glu-tRNA(Gln) amidotransferase subunit GatC, translating into MTDEITPELFAHLVELAALELDAQEAEYLRRQLNYQLKAIHELEAIPLDEDTPITSHGVAYTPEISQPPRADEWHPYPAPQDILSQAPEVDDGYIVVPETPTTPLE; encoded by the coding sequence ATGACGGACGAAATTACTCCCGAATTGTTTGCCCATCTGGTTGAACTTGCCGCGCTGGAACTGGACGCGCAGGAAGCCGAATACCTGCGCCGGCAGTTGAATTATCAGTTAAAAGCCATTCACGAACTGGAAGCCATTCCACTGGATGAGGATACCCCCATCACCTCGCACGGCGTAGCCTACACCCCCGAAATCAGCCAGCCGCCGCGCGCCGATGAGTGGCACCCCTACCCTGCTCCGCAGGACATCCTCTCCCAAGCCCCCGAAGTGGATGACGGCTACATCGTCGTCCCCGAAACGCCCACCACCCCGCTGGAGTGA
- a CDS encoding DUF72 domain-containing protein gives MNGTSTPYRIGTSGWTYDHWRGLFYPENLPKTRWFAHYAQTFDTVEINATFYRTFGESTYRKWREQAPEGFTYVLKAPKPITHYKFLQDVEADIRAFWESAALLGNQLGMILLQLAPSTPYDPERLRAALRTFPDPARVAVEFRSERWLTDETRALLEESGACFCDADAPRAPLRGWLTGRTAYLRLHGRSRWYAHCYTDAELDEIAALARRHVEQVAERVYIFFNNDFEGYAPENARSLIQRLAPR, from the coding sequence ATGAACGGGACTTCCACTCCCTACCGCATCGGCACGTCCGGCTGGACGTACGACCACTGGCGCGGACTGTTCTATCCCGAAAACCTGCCCAAAACGCGCTGGTTTGCCCACTACGCGCAGACCTTCGACACCGTTGAAATCAACGCCACCTTTTACCGCACCTTTGGCGAAAGCACCTACCGCAAATGGCGCGAGCAGGCGCCGGAGGGCTTCACTTACGTCCTCAAAGCGCCCAAACCCATCACCCATTACAAATTTCTGCAGGACGTTGAGGCAGACATCCGCGCTTTCTGGGAGAGCGCCGCCCTGCTGGGCAATCAACTGGGCATGATTCTCCTGCAGTTAGCCCCATCCACCCCTTACGACCCCGAACGCCTGCGCGCCGCCCTGCGGACATTCCCCGACCCCGCGCGGGTGGCGGTAGAGTTCCGCAGTGAGCGCTGGCTGACCGATGAGACCCGCGCCCTGCTGGAGGAAAGCGGCGCCTGCTTTTGCGATGCCGACGCCCCGCGCGCGCCCCTGCGCGGCTGGCTGACCGGCAGGACGGCTTACCTGCGCCTGCACGGACGCTCGCGCTGGTACGCCCACTGCTACACCGATGCCGAACTGGATGAAATTGCCGCGCTGGCGCGCCGTCATGTCGAACAGGTCGCCGAACGGGTGTACATCTTCTTCAACAACGATTTTGAGGGCTATGCGCCGGAGAACGCCCGGTCACTGATTCAGCGCCTTGCGCCGCGGTGA
- a CDS encoding 3-oxoadipate--succinyl-CoA transferase subunit B has product MDTAYTSSELMIINAARLLRDGDVVFVGVGIPNLACNLARRTHAPNLYMIYEAGVIGARPNRLPLSIGDPTLVSGAAAVCSMYDIFTLYLQRGNVDVGFLGGAQIDRFGNINATVIGDYAHPKVRLPGSGGSMEIAAWANRCYIMTPHQKRRFPERVDFHTSAGFLSGKGERQASGVRGKGPQAVVTNLGILEPDENGELILTALHAGATVEMARENTGWALKVAPSLRITEPPTAEELRILREELDPQGIYR; this is encoded by the coding sequence ATGGACACGGCATACACTTCCAGCGAATTGATGATTATCAACGCGGCGCGCCTTCTGCGCGATGGCGATGTGGTGTTTGTCGGCGTGGGCATTCCCAACCTGGCGTGCAACCTGGCGCGGCGCACCCACGCCCCCAACCTGTACATGATTTACGAAGCCGGGGTCATCGGTGCACGTCCCAACCGCCTGCCCCTTTCCATCGGCGACCCCACGCTGGTGAGCGGCGCCGCCGCGGTGTGCAGTATGTACGATATCTTCACCCTGTACCTGCAACGCGGAAATGTGGACGTGGGCTTTCTGGGCGGGGCGCAGATTGACCGCTTCGGCAATATCAACGCCACGGTGATTGGCGATTATGCCCACCCCAAGGTGCGCCTGCCCGGCTCCGGCGGTTCCATGGAAATCGCCGCCTGGGCAAACCGCTGTTACATCATGACCCCGCACCAGAAGCGGCGCTTCCCCGAGCGGGTGGACTTCCACACCTCGGCGGGTTTCCTCAGCGGCAAGGGCGAGCGTCAGGCTTCCGGCGTGCGCGGCAAGGGACCGCAGGCGGTGGTGACCAACCTGGGCATTCTGGAGCCGGACGAGAACGGGGAACTGATTCTCACCGCCCTGCACGCCGGGGCAACGGTGGAGATGGCGCGCGAGAACACCGGCTGGGCGCTGAAGGTGGCGCCATCCCTGCGCATCACCGAGCCGCCCACGGCAGAGGAACTGCGCATCCTGCGCGAGGAACTCGATCCGCAGGGCATTTACCGCTAG
- a CDS encoding CoA transferase subunit A, with translation MSKLCTLSDAVSRLIHNGDTVYLAGFTHLIPFAVGHEIIRQGKKNLTLARATPDLIYDQMAAAGCARKIIFSYMGNPGVGSLKVLRRMLEAGQLEWEEYSHFGMITRLQAGAAGLPFLPMNLTAAPDLERVNPNYKRLTDPYTGREVMALPPLNPDVAVVHVQRADEHGNAQIWGILGEQKEAAFAAERVIVTAEEIVPEEVIRSDPNRTIIPEFIVDAVCHVPYCAHPSYTQGYYDRDNAFYLEWDRISESDEAVQDYLKEWVYGVRDRAEYWEKLGEETHRRLAVSPRYAAPVNYGEY, from the coding sequence ATGTCCAAACTCTGCACCCTCTCCGATGCCGTCTCTCGCCTGATTCACAACGGCGATACCGTGTATCTGGCGGGCTTTACCCACCTCATCCCCTTTGCCGTAGGGCATGAGATCATCCGTCAGGGCAAAAAGAACCTCACCCTGGCACGCGCCACCCCCGACCTGATTTACGACCAGATGGCGGCGGCGGGATGCGCCCGCAAGATCATCTTTTCCTACATGGGCAACCCCGGGGTGGGTTCGCTGAAGGTCCTGCGCCGAATGCTGGAAGCCGGTCAACTGGAATGGGAAGAGTACTCCCACTTCGGCATGATTACCCGCCTGCAGGCTGGCGCCGCCGGACTGCCCTTCCTGCCGATGAACCTAACCGCCGCGCCCGACCTGGAGCGCGTCAACCCCAACTACAAACGCCTGACCGACCCCTACACCGGGCGCGAGGTGATGGCCCTGCCACCGCTCAACCCCGATGTGGCGGTAGTGCACGTCCAGCGCGCCGATGAGCACGGCAACGCCCAGATTTGGGGCATCCTGGGCGAGCAGAAAGAAGCCGCTTTTGCCGCCGAGCGCGTCATTGTCACCGCCGAGGAAATCGTTCCCGAAGAGGTCATCCGCTCCGACCCCAACCGTACCATCATCCCCGAGTTCATCGTGGATGCGGTGTGCCATGTGCCATACTGCGCGCACCCTTCCTACACGCAGGGATATTACGACCGCGACAACGCCTTCTACCTGGAATGGGATCGCATCAGCGAGAGCGATGAGGCGGTGCAGGACTACCTGAAAGAATGGGTGTACGGCGTGCGCGACCGCGCCGAGTACTGGGAAAAACTGGGCGAGGAAACCCATCGGCGGCTGGCAGTGTCCCCGCGCTATGCCGCGCCGGTGAACTACGGAGAATACTAG
- a CDS encoding L-glutamate gamma-semialdehyde dehydrogenase, whose product MTAESPFKLTYATMFNPPEELHTRFEEALAKVKAGLGKEYGMIIDGKERFADEKFVDHNPANTNEFLGIFQKGTVQDAHDAVAAAKKAFYKWSHTPWQERVALIRKAADLIDQRIFEIGAAVALEVGKNRMEALGDVAETADLFRYACDSMEKNNGFIVEMGRDPLTGFQSTNFSVLRPYGVWLVISPFNFPAALTGGPSAAALVTGNTLIMKPATDTPWTARLLAECLRDAGIPDGVFNYVTGPGSTLGQALIDHPDIAGVTFTGSYDVGMKIYRDFAQSRWVRPTILELGGKNPAIVSRHANLEDAAVGIVRSAFGLQGQKCSACSRVFIEEPVYDELVERLVALTNKLTIGDPTARNVYMGPVINASSYRDYQNFAEELHQSGRVLTGGKILTEGEYAKGYFVTPTLVADLPADHRLWQVEMFVPITTIAKVSNLEEAMTRANEVMYGLTAGFYGSPEEVEWFFDRIEAGVTYANRPQGATTGAWPGFQPFGGWKASGASGKNAGGVYYLPLYMHEQIRTLVKRL is encoded by the coding sequence ATGACCGCTGAAAGCCCGTTCAAGTTGACCTACGCCACCATGTTCAACCCGCCGGAAGAACTGCACACCCGCTTTGAGGAAGCCCTGGCAAAGGTCAAAGCCGGTTTGGGAAAAGAATATGGCATGATCATTGACGGGAAAGAACGCTTTGCCGATGAGAAATTTGTGGACCACAACCCCGCTAATACCAATGAATTCCTGGGCATCTTCCAGAAAGGCACGGTGCAGGACGCCCACGATGCGGTGGCGGCGGCGAAAAAAGCCTTCTACAAATGGAGCCACACCCCCTGGCAGGAACGGGTGGCGCTCATCCGCAAAGCCGCCGATCTGATTGACCAGCGCATCTTTGAAATCGGCGCGGCGGTAGCCCTGGAAGTGGGCAAGAACCGCATGGAAGCCCTCGGTGATGTTGCCGAGACCGCCGACCTCTTCCGCTATGCCTGCGACTCGATGGAGAAGAACAACGGCTTCATCGTGGAGATGGGACGCGACCCGCTGACCGGCTTCCAGTCCACCAACTTCTCCGTTCTGCGCCCTTACGGCGTCTGGCTGGTCATCAGCCCCTTCAACTTCCCTGCCGCGCTGACGGGCGGCCCTTCGGCGGCGGCGCTGGTGACCGGCAACACCCTGATCATGAAGCCTGCCACCGATACCCCGTGGACGGCGCGCCTGCTGGCGGAATGCCTGCGCGATGCCGGCATCCCCGACGGTGTGTTCAACTACGTCACCGGTCCGGGCAGTACCCTCGGACAGGCGCTGATTGACCATCCCGACATCGCCGGGGTGACCTTTACCGGTTCGTACGACGTGGGCATGAAGATTTACCGCGACTTTGCTCAAAGCCGCTGGGTGCGCCCTACCATTCTGGAACTGGGCGGCAAGAACCCCGCCATCGTCTCGCGCCATGCCAACCTGGAAGATGCCGCCGTGGGCATCGTGCGCTCGGCATTCGGCTTGCAGGGGCAGAAATGCTCGGCTTGCTCGCGGGTGTTCATTGAAGAACCGGTCTATGACGAACTGGTGGAACGCCTGGTTGCCCTGACCAACAAACTGACCATCGGCGACCCCACCGCGCGCAACGTGTACATGGGTCCAGTCATTAACGCCTCGTCCTACCGCGATTACCAGAACTTTGCCGAGGAACTGCACCAGAGCGGGCGCGTTCTCACCGGCGGCAAAATCCTCACCGAGGGCGAGTACGCCAAGGGCTACTTCGTCACCCCCACGCTGGTTGCCGACCTGCCCGCCGATCACCGCCTGTGGCAGGTGGAGATGTTCGTTCCCATCACTACCATCGCTAAAGTCAGCAATCTGGAAGAAGCCATGACCCGCGCCAACGAAGTGATGTACGGGCTGACCGCGGGCTTCTACGGCTCGCCCGAGGAAGTGGAGTGGTTCTTCGACCGCATCGAAGCCGGCGTGACCTACGCCAACCGCCCGCAGGGTGCGACCACCGGCGCCTGGCCCGGCTTCCAACCCTTCGGCGGGTGGAAGGCTTCGGGGGCTTCGGGCAAGAACGCCGGCGGGGTGTACTACCTGCCGCTGTACATGCACGAGCAAATCCGCACGCTGGTCAAACGTCTGTGA
- the glpX gene encoding class II fructose-bisphosphatase — protein sequence MSASTPTRNLALDLVRVTEAAALAAGRYMGRGDKIAADRAAVEAMRWVLNSIEMDAVVVIGEGEKDEAPMLYNGERLGLGVPPELDLAVDPIDGTRPLAMGLWNSICTVALAPRGSMFNPGPALYMEKIAVGAEARDVIDLNAPVRDNLEKIARAKDERVEDLTVVILDRPRHEALIREVRACGARIRLIPDGDVAGALMTALPETGMDVLMGIGGSPEGVIAACAMRCLGGNLQGRLVARTPEEEIRLREQGYDLQRVLTLDDLVSSNDVFFAATGITSGDLLRGVDYFGNGATTDSLVMRGLTGTVRRIQATHRLDKLGRISPIAY from the coding sequence ATGTCGGCAAGTACCCCTACGAGAAATCTGGCGCTTGATCTGGTGCGCGTGACCGAAGCCGCCGCGCTGGCGGCAGGGCGTTACATGGGGCGCGGCGATAAAATTGCCGCCGACCGTGCCGCGGTGGAAGCTATGCGCTGGGTGCTGAACAGCATCGAAATGGACGCGGTGGTGGTCATCGGTGAGGGTGAAAAGGACGAAGCCCCCATGCTCTACAACGGCGAGCGGTTGGGGCTGGGCGTGCCTCCCGAACTGGACCTGGCGGTGGACCCCATTGACGGTACCCGTCCGCTGGCAATGGGCTTGTGGAACTCCATCTGCACCGTGGCGCTGGCGCCGCGCGGCAGTATGTTCAACCCGGGTCCGGCGCTGTACATGGAAAAGATTGCCGTGGGTGCCGAAGCCCGCGATGTGATTGACCTGAACGCCCCCGTGCGCGATAACCTGGAGAAAATCGCCCGCGCCAAGGATGAACGGGTGGAAGACCTGACGGTGGTCATCCTCGACCGCCCGCGCCACGAAGCCCTGATTCGCGAGGTGCGCGCCTGCGGGGCGCGCATCCGCCTGATTCCCGATGGCGACGTAGCCGGTGCGCTGATGACCGCCCTGCCCGAAACCGGCATGGACGTGCTGATGGGCATTGGCGGCAGTCCTGAGGGAGTCATTGCGGCTTGCGCCATGCGCTGTCTGGGCGGCAACCTGCAGGGGCGTCTGGTAGCCCGCACCCCCGAAGAGGAAATCCGCCTGCGCGAGCAGGGCTACGACCTCCAGCGCGTGCTGACACTGGATGACCTGGTCTCGTCGAACGATGTCTTCTTCGCGGCAACCGGCATCACCAGCGGCGACCTTCTGCGCGGGGTGGATTACTTCGGCAACGGCGCCACCACCGATAGCCTGGTCATGCGCGGGCTGACCGGCACGGTGCGGCGCATTCAGGCAACCCATCGGCTGGATAAATTGGGTAGAATCAGCCCCATAGCCTATTGA
- a CDS encoding HD-GYP domain-containing protein encodes MALNQHLRQNLHLVETSTAPTLDEHFADLFNLSRLLNQTNRLEQILKTIARHSLSLLQVVYCRILTLEEDGRLITRLVEIDERLPELQRRRLERLPAALREYHRALHSQGVVVYQAYDFVYTPMVRQNLGLNDLNSLCLVPMRVADETIGLMVLGDHWRKEEALFNEERIRLAVMIADQAAAAIHRTLLNARLHESQVTAIRALVAMLEQRDLYTGDHSRRMTELAGKLAHQMGCPPEEVEAVRWAAILHDLGKVGIPDETLRKPAELSAEEWKLMKTHPLKGAEIILMLSGLEHVAMLVLAHHERFDGTGYPYGLSGNRIPLGARILAVVDAYTAMTDGRVYRPAISHPEALAELRRCAGSHFDPQVVEAFLALFN; translated from the coding sequence ATGGCACTGAACCAGCACCTGCGGCAAAATCTGCACCTCGTCGAGACGTCCACCGCCCCGACGCTGGATGAGCATTTTGCCGACCTTTTCAACCTCAGCCGTTTGCTGAACCAGACCAACCGTCTGGAGCAGATTCTCAAAACCATTGCCCGCCACAGTCTCAGCCTGTTGCAGGTGGTGTACTGCCGCATCCTCACCCTCGAAGAAGACGGGCGCCTGATTACCCGCCTGGTGGAGATCGACGAGCGCTTGCCTGAACTCCAGCGCCGCCGCCTGGAACGCCTGCCCGCCGCTCTGCGCGAGTACCATCGGGCGCTTCACAGTCAGGGTGTAGTGGTGTATCAGGCTTACGATTTCGTCTACACGCCCATGGTGCGTCAGAACCTGGGATTGAACGATTTGAACAGCCTCTGCCTGGTGCCCATGCGCGTGGCGGACGAGACCATCGGGCTGATGGTGCTGGGCGACCACTGGCGCAAAGAAGAAGCCCTTTTCAATGAAGAACGTATCCGTTTGGCGGTGATGATTGCCGACCAGGCCGCCGCCGCCATCCACCGCACCCTGCTCAACGCCCGCCTGCATGAGAGTCAGGTTACTGCCATCCGCGCGCTGGTTGCGATGCTGGAACAGCGCGACCTGTACACCGGCGATCACAGCCGCCGCATGACCGAACTGGCAGGAAAACTCGCACACCAGATGGGCTGTCCGCCCGAAGAGGTGGAAGCCGTGCGCTGGGCGGCGATTCTCCACGACCTGGGCAAGGTGGGCATCCCCGATGAGACCCTGCGCAAGCCTGCCGAGTTAAGCGCCGAGGAATGGAAACTGATGAAAACTCACCCGCTAAAAGGCGCCGAGATTATCCTCATGCTTTCCGGTCTGGAGCATGTTGCCATGCTGGTACTGGCACATCACGAACGCTTTGACGGCACGGGCTACCCCTACGGGCTGTCGGGCAACCGCATTCCTTTGGGGGCGCGCATCCTTGCCGTGGTGGACGCCTACACCGCCATGACCGATGGACGGGTGTACCGCCCGGCTATCTCGCATCCCGAAGCGCTTGCCGAACTGCGCCGCTGTGCGGGCAGTCACTTTGACCCGCAGGTGGTCGAAGCCTTTCTGGCGCTCTTTAACTGA
- a CDS encoding DUF5317 domain-containing protein: MILLGAFSVGLVAVGLRALILRRELHPFDVRWMGLLFVAFLPQWFAFVLPTRFEIPDVWASLALVSSQIGLLLFALANVSKPGFPLLALGLASNLLVILLNGGWMPISPEMVQRVLPQASPDFWQIGARLGTGKDIVLPVEQTRLWVLSDIFFIHYGWNRAAFSPGDVLVALGVIRALWSLADRPAPARVSASPVAAQEG; this comes from the coding sequence ATGATCCTGCTCGGAGCGTTTTCGGTGGGACTGGTGGCGGTGGGGCTGCGCGCGCTGATTCTGCGCCGCGAACTGCACCCCTTCGATGTGCGCTGGATGGGACTGCTCTTCGTGGCTTTCCTGCCGCAGTGGTTCGCCTTCGTGCTTCCCACCCGCTTCGAGATTCCGGATGTCTGGGCATCTCTGGCTCTGGTTTCATCGCAGATCGGGCTTCTGCTCTTTGCCCTGGCTAATGTCTCCAAGCCCGGTTTCCCTCTGCTGGCGCTGGGGTTGGCATCCAACCTGCTGGTGATTCTGCTCAACGGCGGTTGGATGCCCATCTCCCCGGAGATGGTTCAGCGGGTACTTCCGCAAGCCTCTCCCGATTTCTGGCAAATCGGCGCGCGCCTCGGCACGGGAAAAGACATCGTCCTGCCAGTGGAACAAACCCGCCTGTGGGTGCTTTCGGATATTTTCTTTATCCATTACGGGTGGAATCGGGCGGCATTCAGCCCGGGGGATGTGCTGGTGGCGCTGGGAGTCATCCGCGCTCTGTGGTCACTGGCAGACCGTCCCGCCCCTGCCCGGGTCTCTGCTTCACCGGTTGCCGCTCAGGAAGGATGA
- a CDS encoding DUF2690 domain-containing protein, with product MSTLVSLFADSRKVRLVVFALMLVLFILGAGAPEDAGGVFQKGYKSVSHSHFTNILSDPEINTGAQGVNCSGSACNNTDPGTTGCNVDAATIHRKVFTNTKVQLRFSDTCQTRWSKTINKASINFYGNATLRYYYYGAVYLGPGYSVYSNQRFGMGYQACGKVGASPMNYLINDTDKCTAVY from the coding sequence ATGTCCACGCTCGTTTCCCTGTTTGCCGATAGCCGCAAAGTCCGGCTGGTCGTTTTCGCCCTGATGCTGGTGCTCTTTATCCTGGGCGCCGGCGCTCCGGAAGATGCCGGTGGGGTCTTCCAAAAGGGATATAAAAGCGTAAGTCACAGCCATTTTACGAATATCCTTTCTGATCCTGAAATCAATACTGGCGCTCAGGGAGTGAATTGTAGCGGCTCTGCGTGTAATAACACCGATCCGGGAACGACTGGATGCAATGTGGACGCCGCAACAATACATAGAAAGGTTTTTACGAACACCAAAGTTCAACTTCGTTTTTCTGATACCTGTCAGACAAGGTGGTCAAAAACCATTAATAAAGCCAGTATCAACTTTTATGGAAATGCCACGCTTCGTTATTACTATTATGGTGCAGTGTATCTTGGCCCAGGGTATTCCGTTTATTCTAACCAGCGCTTTGGAATGGGTTACCAGGCCTGTGGAAAAGTAGGCGCATCACCCATGAATTACCTGATTAACGACACAGACAAGTGTACTGCTGTCTATTGA
- a CDS encoding ABC transporter ATP-binding protein: MKTLLEAHNLSKLYGNGRSQVVALKDVSISLFPGECLALMGPSGSGKSTLLSILGLIIRPTSGCVLVQGKPVEEDERSRARLRNEFFGYIHQEFAVIENETVEKNVMIPLQYARIKPSRQERQSRILQLLKQLNLDWAVHKNVSFLSGGERQRVAIARAIINHPSVILADEPTAALDRKSAEEIMGFVLSMRDQGCSVLIATHDERIAKTCDRVLHLVDGRLL, from the coding sequence GTGAAAACGCTCCTTGAAGCCCACAATCTGTCTAAACTTTATGGTAACGGACGAAGTCAAGTTGTTGCCCTGAAAGATGTTTCCATCAGTCTCTTCCCCGGCGAATGCCTTGCCCTGATGGGCCCCTCGGGAAGTGGAAAATCAACTCTGTTGAGTATTCTGGGGTTAATCATTCGCCCCACCAGCGGATGTGTACTGGTTCAGGGCAAACCGGTTGAGGAAGATGAGCGCAGTCGAGCGCGATTGCGCAATGAATTTTTTGGATATATCCATCAAGAGTTCGCTGTGATCGAGAATGAAACTGTTGAAAAGAATGTCATGATTCCCCTTCAATATGCGCGCATCAAACCCTCACGACAGGAACGTCAAAGCAGGATATTGCAACTTCTGAAGCAACTTAATCTGGATTGGGCTGTGCATAAAAACGTATCTTTTCTGTCCGGCGGGGAGCGTCAACGGGTGGCTATCGCTCGCGCAATCATCAATCATCCCTCGGTGATCCTGGCAGACGAGCCTACTGCAGCGCTGGATAGAAAATCTGCTGAAGAAATCATGGGATTTGTCTTATCCATGAGAGATCAAGGATGTTCTGTACTGATAGCCACACACGATGAACGGATAGCAAAAACATGCGATCGTGTTTTGCATCTTGTGGATGGCCGATTACTGTAA
- a CDS encoding ABC transporter permease, protein MKVRLFLTSFFLGILSMFAVWAFQWTLDSWKEITFDLPGEVTVLRLIKRAQGVATADASAVQEKLKAYLRDQSLTLIVSSSGDGRPEIVVYDPHHLVTWFPGCPSEDTHPGGMDAYIFRGTYSEKLWISSLNVPFLPQGAIVRGIISAPHRAGTLQYARCVGGELLPEGQYTFNTADPAQAQQIVRMLYQMGFVAQSNTKLPFYLYLIQNPLMVIPGFFLLAAWGCVLLYWLLYLHGRKREFGIRVRHGALPDDLVWENFLVGLPGLVCGTTLGGLVAGILVAAISQVLLSPAEVLTIVSTIGITFFIVVGVWLATLFVVVRFGYERSLTG, encoded by the coding sequence ATGAAAGTGCGTCTCTTTTTGACCAGTTTCTTTCTGGGCATTCTGAGCATGTTTGCAGTATGGGCATTTCAATGGACACTCGATTCCTGGAAAGAAATAACGTTTGATTTGCCGGGGGAGGTCACAGTCCTGCGATTGATCAAACGAGCGCAAGGGGTTGCCACTGCGGATGCCAGTGCGGTACAAGAGAAATTGAAAGCCTACCTCCGCGATCAGTCTCTGACGCTGATAGTGTCCTCCTCCGGCGATGGACGTCCAGAAATTGTTGTGTATGACCCGCACCATCTGGTTACCTGGTTCCCGGGATGTCCATCTGAAGACACTCACCCTGGAGGGATGGATGCCTATATTTTCCGGGGAACCTACTCCGAGAAACTGTGGATATCATCGCTCAACGTTCCCTTCTTGCCGCAGGGTGCAATCGTCAGAGGAATCATTAGCGCCCCGCACCGCGCTGGTACCCTTCAATACGCCAGATGTGTGGGGGGAGAATTACTCCCGGAGGGACAGTACACTTTCAACACTGCCGATCCCGCACAAGCACAACAGATTGTCAGGATGCTATATCAAATGGGGTTTGTTGCCCAGTCCAATACGAAACTTCCATTCTACTTATATTTGATTCAGAATCCCCTCATGGTCATTCCTGGTTTCTTTCTGCTGGCTGCGTGGGGTTGTGTGTTGCTTTACTGGCTTCTCTACCTTCACGGCCGTAAGCGAGAGTTTGGCATTCGGGTGCGGCATGGTGCCTTGCCAGATGACCTTGTGTGGGAAAATTTTCTGGTTGGATTGCCCGGGCTGGTGTGCGGCACCACACTGGGAGGGCTGGTTGCCGGTATTCTGGTTGCCGCAATAAGCCAGGTTCTGTTATCTCCAGCGGAAGTGTTGACCATTGTGAGCACAATTGGCATTACCTTCTTCATCGTTGTTGGAGTGTGGCTGGCTACACTTTTCGTCGTTGTTCGTTTTGGATATGAGAGAAGCCTTACTGGATGA
- the truB gene encoding tRNA pseudouridine(55) synthase TruB, which produces MMENPMDVRNTVSGVLVVDKPVGMTSHDVVQIIRKGTNIRRAGHTGTLDPRASGVLVVLIGPAVRLSEYVSASDKRYQAIIRLGTSTDTYDADGRITGSGSVPVESITEEQFEQALQQFVGEIEQVPPPYSAIKVQGRKAYEMAREGEEVDLAPRKIKVYSLELLEWAPPEAVVDIYCSSGTYVRSLAHDLGQVLGCGAHLVGLRRTKSGRFTLRDAVPLRKLREAFQDGTWYQYLIPAAEALADWPALELTDKQVEEVRHGHRIPAEEPVPGNMVRGVSVLGELVALLEYLPEENLWQPRKVFFQS; this is translated from the coding sequence ATGATGGAAAACCCAATGGACGTTCGCAATACGGTTTCGGGGGTGCTGGTAGTGGATAAACCGGTCGGCATGACTTCGCACGACGTGGTGCAGATCATCCGCAAAGGCACCAACATTCGCCGTGCCGGGCACACCGGCACGCTGGACCCGCGCGCCTCGGGCGTGCTGGTCGTTCTCATTGGTCCGGCGGTGCGCCTGAGCGAGTACGTTTCGGCTTCCGATAAGCGCTACCAGGCCATCATCCGGCTGGGCACAAGCACCGATACCTACGACGCCGATGGGCGGATTACCGGCTCCGGCTCGGTGCCGGTAGAGAGCATCACCGAAGAGCAGTTCGAGCAAGCCCTGCAACAGTTTGTGGGCGAAATCGAACAGGTACCGCCACCCTACTCGGCAATCAAGGTACAGGGACGCAAAGCCTACGAGATGGCACGCGAAGGCGAAGAGGTAGACCTGGCGCCGCGCAAGATCAAAGTGTACAGCCTGGAACTGCTGGAATGGGCGCCGCCCGAGGCAGTGGTGGACATTTACTGCTCCTCGGGGACGTATGTGCGCTCGCTGGCGCACGATTTGGGGCAGGTGCTGGGGTGCGGCGCGCACCTGGTAGGCTTACGGCGCACCAAAAGCGGGCGCTTTACCCTGCGCGATGCCGTGCCTCTGCGCAAACTGCGCGAAGCCTTCCAGGACGGCACCTGGTATCAGTACCTCATCCCTGCCGCCGAAGCCCTGGCAGACTGGCCCGCCCTGGAACTGACCGACAAGCAGGTTGAGGAAGTGCGACATGGGCACCGCATCCCCGCCGAAGAGCCGGTGCCGGGCAACATGGTGCGCGGCGTCAGCGTGCTGGGTGAACTGGTGGCACTGCTGGAGTACCTGCCCGAGGAAAACCTCTGGCAACCCCGCAAGGTGTTCTTCCAGTCCTGA